A section of the Mycolicibacterium anyangense genome encodes:
- a CDS encoding inositol monophosphatase family protein has translation MSDNRPEHLRALAEALAVEAAAFVRGRRAEIFGQRPGDSSDPANAVQAVRVKSTPTDPVTVVDTETESLLRSRLAAQRPGDAVLGEEGGGPQTGSGDGVCWVLDPIDGTVNFVYGLPAYAVSVAAQIGGQSVAGAVADVVSGDVYSAAQGGGAQVLRAGSRRALSCSTVTELPMSLVGTGFGYAAGRRAEQAALLARMLPVVRDVRRIGSASLDLCLVAEGRLDAYYEHGLHVWDWAAAALVAVEAGALVRLPEPAEGDGALVVAAAPGVFTPLVETLEGFGGLRALP, from the coding sequence GTGAGCGACAACCGCCCTGAGCATCTGCGAGCACTGGCCGAGGCGCTGGCGGTGGAGGCGGCGGCGTTCGTTCGTGGGCGCCGAGCCGAGATCTTCGGACAGCGGCCCGGCGACAGCTCGGATCCGGCGAATGCGGTGCAGGCCGTGCGGGTCAAAAGCACGCCCACCGATCCGGTGACCGTTGTCGACACCGAGACCGAATCGCTGCTGCGTTCTCGGCTGGCCGCCCAGCGGCCCGGCGACGCGGTGCTCGGCGAGGAGGGCGGTGGTCCCCAGACCGGTTCTGGTGACGGTGTCTGCTGGGTTCTCGATCCGATCGACGGCACCGTCAACTTCGTCTATGGGCTCCCGGCCTACGCCGTCTCGGTCGCGGCGCAGATCGGCGGGCAGTCGGTGGCCGGCGCGGTGGCCGATGTGGTCAGTGGTGACGTGTATTCGGCCGCACAGGGTGGGGGAGCGCAGGTGCTGCGTGCCGGTAGCCGCCGAGCGCTGAGCTGCAGCACGGTCACGGAGCTGCCGATGTCGTTGGTGGGCACCGGGTTCGGCTATGCAGCCGGTCGGCGCGCCGAGCAGGCGGCACTGCTGGCCCGCATGCTGCCGGTGGTGCGCGACGTGCGGCGCATCGGCTCGGCGTCCCTGGATCTGTGCCTGGTCGCCGAGGGGCGGCTGGACGCCTACTACGAACACGGCCTGCACGTGTGGGACTGGGCGGCCGCGGCGCTGGTCGCGGTCGAAGCCGGTGCGCTGGTGCGACTTCCGGAGCCTGCCGAGGGTGACGGTGCTCTGGTGGTCGCCGCCGCCCCCGGGGTTTTCACCCCGCTGGTCGAGACGCTGGAGGGTTTCGGGGGTCTGCGCGCCCTGCCGTGA
- the cei gene encoding envelope integrity protein Cei gives MVAQITEGTAFDKHGRPFRRRNYLPGIIALGVLFVITAVVWGIVLTRPVDVREAAACNAPPAATDANAPKLGQQVSRSTLIDVAPAKLADAKIRVLNASGQGGQAGEVAGALRDLGFAQPTAANDPIYSGERLTCQGQIRFGPNGKPGAAAVWLVAPCVELYQDDRKDDSVDLAIGTDFTTLAHSDDIDAVLAGLRPDATEPADSALIAKIHNGTC, from the coding sequence GTGGTCGCACAGATAACCGAGGGCACCGCCTTCGACAAGCACGGTCGTCCCTTCCGCAGACGCAACTATCTGCCCGGGATCATCGCGCTGGGCGTGCTGTTCGTGATCACCGCCGTGGTGTGGGGAATCGTGCTGACCCGGCCGGTCGACGTGCGCGAGGCCGCCGCCTGCAACGCCCCGCCGGCCGCCACCGACGCCAATGCGCCCAAGCTGGGCCAGCAGGTGTCGCGGTCCACGCTGATCGACGTAGCGCCCGCCAAGCTGGCCGACGCCAAGATCCGGGTGCTCAACGCCAGTGGCCAGGGCGGCCAGGCCGGCGAGGTGGCCGGCGCCCTGCGTGACCTGGGTTTCGCCCAGCCGACCGCGGCCAACGACCCGATCTACTCCGGTGAACGGCTGACCTGCCAGGGCCAGATCCGGTTCGGCCCGAACGGGAAGCCCGGAGCCGCCGCGGTGTGGCTGGTCGCACCGTGCGTGGAGCTCTACCAGGACGACCGCAAGGACGACTCCGTAGACCTGGCCATCGGTACCGACTTCACCACGCTGGCGCACAGCGACGACATCGACGCGGTGCTGGCCGGGTTGCGACCCGACGCCACCGAACCGGCGGACTCGGCGCTGATCGCCAAGATCCACAACGGAACCTGCTGA
- a CDS encoding DUF4193 domain-containing protein has product MATDYDAPRRSETDDVSEDSLEELKARRNEAQSAVVDVDESDTAENFELPGADLSGEELSVRVIPKQADEFTCSSCFLVHHRSRLASEKNGVLICTDCAA; this is encoded by the coding sequence ATGGCTACCGACTACGACGCCCCACGGCGTTCAGAAACCGACGACGTGTCTGAGGACTCGCTCGAAGAGCTCAAGGCGCGTCGCAACGAGGCGCAGTCAGCTGTCGTCGACGTCGACGAATCAGACACGGCGGAAAACTTCGAGCTGCCCGGCGCCGACCTTTCCGGCGAGGAGCTGTCGGTCCGGGTCATTCCGAAGCAGGCCGACGAGTTCACCTGTTCGAGCTGCTTCCTGGTGCACCACCGCAGCAGGCTGGCCAGCGAGAAGAACGGTGTGCTGATCTGCACCGACTGCGCGGCCTAG